The Clarias gariepinus isolate MV-2021 ecotype Netherlands chromosome 7, CGAR_prim_01v2, whole genome shotgun sequence genome includes a window with the following:
- the cftr gene encoding cystic fibrosis transmembrane conductance regulator isoform X2, protein MQRSPVDDAGFLSKYFFWWTSPIMRKGFREKLKPSDVYQAPSKDAADVLAERLEKEWDREVISAKKKPSLFRALSRCFIRPFLLFGVLLYFGEATKTVQPQLLGRIIASFDPYHEPEREQGYFLALGLGLLFITRFLLLQPAMFGLHRLGMQIRIALFSLIYKKTLKLSSSVLDKISTGELVSLMSANLGKFDQNLGMAHFVWISPLQCILCVGFIWELIQFNSFCALAAISLLGVIQACLSHKMGPYKAQRVQLTNKRLALTSEIMENLHSVKAYGWEEIMETIIKNIRQDEVKLTRKIGSLRYFYSSAYFFSAIWVIVAAVLPQALTTGITVRRIFTTLSYCMVLRMTITRQLPASIQMWYDTIRLIWKIEDFLSKEEYKLMEYDLSITDMELENITASWDEGIGELFEKIKRENKANDYSNGDGLFFTNLYVTPVLRNISLHLEKGEMLAVAGSTGSGKSSLLMTILGELVPSSGKIRHSGRVSYSSQTAWIMPGTIRENILFGLTYEEYRYKKVVKACQLEEDLATLPENDRTPLAEGGMNLSGGQKARVTLARAVYRDADTYLLDAPFTHLDIATEKEIFDKCLCRLMASKIRIVVTNKIEHLKRADKILLLHNGESFFYGTFSELQSRKPDFSSLLLGLEAYDNITAERRCSILTETLRRVSVDETSGMRPDRPSYRQVAPPTYKDERKASVIVNPLATDRKASVIINPLVADRRASVIINPLTADRRASVIINPLTADRKASFIQVIEEEGKRPLPDRKFSLVPENELVDESYMGNDMYHYHGVHMAGQRRQSVLAFMTNTQGLGRRDQFQTSLHNRLSIVPQSELASELDIYTRRLSKDSAYNITGEMDEENIEACFADEQIEDAFETTNWNTYVRYVSTNKSLTYVLIFILIIYAIEVAGSVVGIFLITDEIWKKENPSQNATRQTNSSLPGTEYAVSIPPNSSYYIIYIYVATSESILALGFFRGLPLVHTMITISKKLHQKMLSSVIRAPMSVLNTMKTGRIMNRFTKDMATIDDMLPLLMFDLVQLTLVVMGCILVVSIMRPYIFLAATPLALVFIVMRKYFLRTGQQLKQMETEARSPIFSHLIISLKGLWTIRAFDRQAYFETLFHKVLNTHTAVWFLYLSTLRWFLFRADIIYFFFFTLAAWIAVGTNQDKPGEIGIIIALAMLILGTFQWCVITSIAVDGMMRSVERVFKFIDLPSEEPKPGLGQRKASTLVIENPEVCTDTCWPSQGQMDVCNLTVKYTETGHAVLKSLSFSVEGGQKVGILGRTGSGKSTLFNALLRLAYTDGDMSIDGVSCCNMSLQKWRKAFGVVPQKVFIFTGTFRMNLDPYGCHSDKELWKVTEEVGLKSVIEQFPDKLDFQLEYGGHVLSYGHKQLMCLARSILSKARILLLDEPSAHLDHI, encoded by the exons ATGCAGAGATCACCTGTGGATGATGCCGGCTTCCTTTCCAAATACTTTTTCTG GTGGACAAGCCCTATTATGCGAAAGGGTTTTAGGGAAAAGCTAAAGCCATCAGATGTGTATCAAGCTCCATCAAAGGATGCTGCAGACGTCCTTGCAGAACGTCTGGAAAA AGAATGGGACAGAGAAGTTATATCTGCGAAGAAAAAACCCAGCCTCTTCCGAGCACTTTCCCGATGCTTCATTCGaccatttttgttatttggagTTCTTCTCTATTTTGGG GAAGCCACAAAGACAGTCCAGCCGCAGCTCCTGGGCCGAATTATCGCCTCATTCGACCCCTACCATGAACCAGAACGAGAACAGGGCTACTTCCTGGCCCTAGGCCTAGGCCTACTGTTTATCACCCGCTTCCTCCTGCTGCAACCCGCCATGTTCGGCCTGCACCGTCTGGGCATGCAGATTCGCATTGCCCTATTCAGCTTAATTTATAAAAAG ACACTAAAGCTGTCCAGCAGTGTGTTAGACAAAATAAGTACAGGGGAGCTGGTCAGCCTGATGTCAGCCAACCTGGGCAAGTTTGATCAG AATCTGGGCATGGCCCATTTCGTATGGATCTCTCCTTTGCAGTGTATCCTGTGTGTGGGATTTATTTGGGAGCTGATACAATTCAACAGCTTCTGTGCCCTTGCTGCAATTTCTCTGCTGGGAGTCATCCAGGCTTGTCTTTCTCATAAAATGGGACCTTACAA agcaCAAAGGGTACAGCTTACAAATAAGCGTCTTGCCCTGACCTCGGAGATTATGGAGAATCTGCACTCAGTGAAAGCCTATGGCTGGGAGGAGATCATGGAGACCATCATCAAGAATATCAGACA GGATGAGGTCAAGCTAACCCGGAAGATCGGCTCGCTGCGCTACTTCTACAGCTCTGCCTACTTTTTCTCCGCTATATGGGTGATCGTGGCAGCAGTGCTTCCCCAAGCCCTCACCACGGGCATCACTGTGCGACGTATCTTTACTACTCTCTCATACTGCATGGTACTGCGCATGACCATCACTCGCCAGCTGCCTGCGTCCATCCAGATGTGGTACGACACCATCAGACTTATCTGGAAAATTGAG GATTTTCTTAGCAAAGAAGAATACAAGCTGATGGAGTATGACCTCAGCATTACAGACATGGAACTTGAAAACATCACAGCTTCCTGGGACGAG GGTATTGGTGAACTCTTTGAGAAGATTAAACGAGAAAACAAAGCAAATGATTATTCAAATGGAGATGGACTCTTCTTCACCAACCTGTACGTGACACCTGTGCTTAGGAATATAAGCTTGCACTTGGAGAAGGGTGAAATGTTGGCAGTGGCTGGATCCACAGGATCCGGCAAG AGCTCCCTCTTAATGACCATCCTGGGTGAGCTGGTCCCTTCCTCAGGAAAAATCCGACATAGTGGTCGTGTCTCCTACTCCTCCCAGACTGCCTGGATCATGCCTGGCACCATAAGAGAGAACATCCTGTTTGGCCTGACCTATGAAGAATACCGCTATAAAAAAGTTGTTAAAGCATGTCAACTAGAGGAG GACCTGGCCACTCTACCTGAGAACGATAGGACGCCTTTGGCAGAGGGAGGAATGAACCTGAGTGGGGGACAGAAAGCTCGGGTCACCCTAGCCAG gGCTGTGTACAGAGATGCCGATACCTACCTGCTGGATGCACCGTTCACACACTTGGATATTGCTACAGAGAAAGAGATATTTGACAA GTGTCTCTGCAGGCTCATGGCCTCAAAGATCCGCATTGTGGTCACAAACAAGATTGAGCACCTAAAACGGGCTGATAAAATCCTGCTGCTGCACAACGGTGAGTCTTTTTTTTACGGCACCTTTTCAGAGCTGCAGTCAAGGAAGCCCGATTTTAGTTCTTTGCTGCTGGGTCTGGAGGCCTACGACAACATTACTGCTGAACGTCGCTGCTCCATCCTTACCGAGACACTACGCAGAGTATCTGTGGATGAAACTTCAGGGATGCGTCCTGATCGTCCCTCCTACCGACAGGTGGCCCCTCCTACTTACAAAGATGAGAGGAAGGCTTCAGTGATCGTCAACCCACTGGCCACTGACCGCAAGGCTTCAGTGATCATCAACCCACTGGTTGCTGACCGTAGGGCTTCAGTGATCATCAACCCACTGACAGCTGACCGTAGGGCTTCAGTGATCATCAACCCACTGACAGCTGACCGTAAGGCTTCCTTCATTCAGGTGATCGAAGAAGAGGGCAAGCGGCCACTGCCTGACCGCAAGTTCTCCCTTGTGCCTGAGAATGAGCTGGTGGACGAGTCGTACATGGGAAATGATATGTATCACTACCACGGTGTGCACATGGCAGGCCAGAGAAGGCAGTCTGTGCTTGCCTTTATGACTAACACACAGGGTCTTGGTAGACGTGACCAGTTCCAGACTTCCCTCCACAACCGCCTGTCCATTGTGCCCCAGAGTGAGCTGGCCTCCGAGCTAGACATTTATACCCGTAGACTGTCCAAAGACAGTGCCTATAACATCACTGGGGAAATGGATGAGGAGAATATTGAG GCATGCTTTGCAGATGAACAAATAGAGGATGCTTTTGAAACCACAAACTGGAACACGTATGTAAGATATGTGTCAACCAACAAAAGTCTCACATATGTTCTTATCTTCATCCTCATCATTTATGCTATTGAG GTGGCTGGATCTGTTGTTGGGATTTTTCTAATAACTGA TGAGATCTGGAAAAAGGAGAACCCCAGCCAAAATGCCACAAGGCAAACCAACTCATCACTACCTGGCACAGAGTATGCCGTCAGTATCCCACCCAACAGCAGCTATTACATCATTTACATCTATGTAGCAACCTCGGAGAGCATCTTAGCGCTGGGGTTTTTTCGGGGACTACCTCTGGTCCACACCATGATCACTATATCCAAGAAACTGCATCAAAAAATGTTGAGTTCTGTAATAAGGGCACCAATGTCTGTCCTCAACACCATGAAGACAG gtcgTATCATGAACAGGTTCACTAAGGACATGGCTACTATAGATGACATGTTGCCTCTGCTAATGTTTGACCTTGTTCAG CTAACACTGGTGGTGATGGGATGTATTCTGGTGGTGTCCATCATGAGGCCATACATTTTTCTCGCGGCTACACCCTTGGCCCTTGTCTTTATTGTGATGAGGAAGTACTTTCTGCGCACAGGTCAACAGCTGAAGCAAATGGAGACAGAGG CTCGTAGTCCCATATTTTCTCATCTCATCATCTCACTGAAAGGACTATGGACAATCCGGGCCTTTGACCGGCAGGCATACTTTGAAACTCTGTTCCATAAAGTCCTCAACACTCATACAGCTGTCTGGTTCCTCTACCTTTCCACCCTGCGCTGGTTCCTTTTCCGTGCTGACATCatctatttcttcttcttcacgtTGGCTGCCTGGATTGCAGTAGGAACCAACC AGGATAAACCGGGTGAGATTGGTATCATTATAGCTCTGGCGATGCTCATTTTAGGCACCTTTCAGTGGTGTGTCATCACCAGCATTGCAGTGGATGGAATG ATGCGTTCTGTGGAGCGTGTCTTTAAGTTCATTGACCTGCCATCTGAGGAGCCTAAACCTGGGCTGGGCCAGAGAAAGGCCTCGACCCTGGTCATTGAGAACCCAGAGGTCTGCACGGACACTTGTTGGCCAAGCCAAGGGCAGATGGACGTTTGCAATTTAACTGTCAAATACACAGAGACAGGACATGCCGTGCTTAAGAGTCTCTCTTTCAGCGTGGAAGGTGGACAGAAG